TAATCTTTCTTGTATGGTGGATGTTCCATGCTCAATTGTGTTGACAATGAACTCAGGATTAACCGACCATGAAATAACCGTTCTTTGGTTGTGAGGTAAATCCAAAAGATGATCTACGTTTGATGATTTTGTTTTTAATTCTAAAGTCGCGTTAGTTTGTTTTGCGAAAAATTCAATCAAGATGGGGGATAGTTTTATCAAAGGATCAAGGGCTAAAGAATCCGTATATTCTCCAGTTCCTATTCGAAAGTGAAAAGCTTTATTCTGGATTTTTCGAGAAACCTCATCCAGAAGATCATCAACATTGCCAAAAAGGGTAATCAAAGGCTGGTTCATAAAAGTTTGCAAATAACAATAATGACAGTCATAAACACATCCTACACCAAAATTAATCACAAAGTATTGGCAACAAACGACCCCATCGGAACCAGGACACGAAGATAAGAATTTCCCAAGATGTCGTTGAACCAAAAGGATGTCTTTATAAAAAAGTTGGTTTTTTTGAGAATAAAGCTTCATCACTTCTTTGGGGTTTTCTACCCACTCAATTTCTATTGATAGTCCTTTTGTGTTTTCTATGATGTTTTTTACGATGATTGAGTTTTTTAGGGAATTTTCAATATAGATTTTTTTTATTGGGAAAGAAGCAGGATTCATATTCCCAAGGAATTGAATTGCTAAGTTTTGACAACTAAGGAATCAAGCTTTGCCTAATACTTTGTAATAAGGAACCAATTCCAGTTTTCCTTTGAATTTTCTTGGGGGTTTGGCTTCAAAACGAAAAAGCTCACGAGTTAAAAGATAGGTAGTTTCATCACATACAATACCATCGGAAACCTGCATCAGTCTTGCTGCAAAATTCACACTTGTGCCATGCATGGTGTACTCACTTCGGATTTCATTCCCAACAGTTCCACAGAAAACTTTTCCTGTAGCAATTCCCATTTTGCTTTCATATCCAATTGCATTTAGCTTTTCTTGAATTAAAAGAGATGCCAGGATGGCACGTTCAGGATCATTTGGATGTATCAGAGGAGGAAGTCCAAATGCCGTCAAGAGAATGACTCCTTTATCATCCACTCCAAAGCGATTAATACTTCCTTCTTGATCGTAGATACAGTATTGAATGGTTTTCATGATTTCTTGCACTTTGTCGATTTTCGAAAGAACCTTCATTCGATTGCTACCAACCCGAATAAACAAGATCGTTACATTCAAAAAATCGGTATGCCATGAATCAAAACCATCTTCAATTCTCGTTATGATAGCTCTTGGAACATAGTTTCGCATGATGGGAAGAGCTTTATCTGAAAGGTTATATTCGTGAAAAGGATTCTGACTGAGAATTTTTAACCTTTTTTCTAAAATAGGAACATTGAGCTTAAATTTGTTTTCAACTCTGAAGCCATATTGATATTCTTCAAGTAACTTCCATGCTCTTTTTGATAAAACTACCTCTCCTGGTTTTGCCAGTTTTTGGGCTTTTGCGGCTGATGCTAAAGCTTCACCTGTAATAACAAATTCCCATCGATCAAAAGCTCCTCCAACGTGCATTGCATTGATTTTTCCCGCGGAAATTCCTACTCTAACAGAAAGAAAGATTCCCTCTTCAACAGGAAAATGAAACAACCTTTTTTGAATTTCGATTCCACACAAAGTAGCCGTATAAACTGCTTCAGCAAGTTTTTTGGGATCGCCATTTTCTACTTTCCAAACAACGAATAAAGAATCACCTGCAAATTTGACAATATCGCCATCTGCATTTATGACCACTCGAATCAACTGTTCAAAATACCTTGATAAAATATTCGCAATCAATTCCAACCCTTTTTCGTAATGAGAAACTACTTTTTCGGTAAGGGTGCTGAATTCTACGATATCTAAAAACATGAAAGCACATTGATAGCTTTCTGAGAATGAATTTTTTATTGGGTTTGTATCTTTTTCTAAGCGTTCTAAGATCAAACGAGGAATGTATTTTATAAGTTCCTGGACAATTCTTGCAGAGTCTTTCATTGTTTCGTTCTCAATAGTAACCTTTTCAAAACCATCGTAGCATATACCCCTGAATCTAAGAAAAACTTCAATACCAACTTCTTTTTATTTTTATAAATTTCGTCATTTTGGATAGATAAAATTTCCCAGTTTTGGGGTTTTATATAAATTTTTCTTTTTTTTAGTGCAAAATATTGGTCGTTGAGTTTTCTTTTCCAATCCCACTTTACGAAATGAGAATTGAAGTATCTATGTTCCATTTCGTTCAGCACTAAGTCAAAATGATTTTTATATGTTTTATCTTCTAAATAATGAGGGTGTATCAGAGGAAAATGAGTGAACTCAAGAGAGGGTAGTTTTGGAACGAAGAGGAGATCCCCCATTTTCGTTTTCATATATACTTGTTCGTTTTTTGGTAGTTTTTCTTTCAATAATAAGCTGATGGTTTGATTCCAAACATAAGCTTGAAAAATCGAATATTGAAGCTCTAATTCTTTCTTGGGTAGAAAAGAAAAACACCTTTCGAATTTGGAAGGATGTTTTGATAGAAATTCAAAGACATTTTTTTCGGTTGTAGTTTTGGAAATGGCTTTGCATTTTCCCCAATCCCCCCAGTGTTTTCGTATTTGGTATTTCCTGTCTTTTGCTTCTTTTGACTCGTGATATAATGTGTTAGTTAAATAGTAATAAAAGAATTTTTCGTCATCTCCTGTTAGAGCGTAAAGTAAGGGTAATCCAAAATCCTTATGAAAGCTATGGAATCTTTGGTTGTCATAGTAATTAATAACGCCTTGTTCTTGGATGGCTTGGGCATTTTTTTCTATAATAGGTAGTTCTTTTTCTTGTATATTTCGGATTGTAATCAGAAATTCATTGTATAAAATGTCTTTTGCATTGATAGGATTGGGAACCTTGCCGATGAGTTCTAATTCAATCTTTTTTTGGCTTTCTTTGTTCCATTGCAATGGGGTTTTGGATGTGATGTGTTGATATGTAATTCCATATCGATCCTTTATCCCTGCATATTGGATTTCTTTTAGTTTGAGTTGATTTTGTTTTGCAATTTTGATGATGGCATCCAAAGTATTCCATTGAGACTTTTTCAAAACATACAAAAAATAGGGGTTTTGAGAGTTTTTCGTAGGTTGAAACCGAAGGTGTTCTTTTACAAGAAAATCCTCAGGAAGCACCTTGATCTTTCCTGAAAGGAATCCTACGTATTTCATCAAAAAAGTAAAAAAACTTTTTGAAGTTTATGACAAGAATTTTTGAGAAATGTTGTGGTTGTAATTTTTCGAAAATCCCGTTTTATGAAATTATGCCCAACAAGATCATTCTATCAGAAAAAGACTACATAAAGAAAATATACCAAAAACTAAAAAAGCATTTTGGAGATGTT
The genomic region above belongs to Leptospiraceae bacterium and contains:
- the truD gene encoding tRNA pseudouridine(13) synthase TruD: MKYVGFLSGKIKVLPEDFLVKEHLRFQPTKNSQNPYFLYVLKKSQWNTLDAIIKIAKQNQLKLKEIQYAGIKDRYGITYQHITSKTPLQWNKESQKKIELELIGKVPNPINAKDILYNEFLITIRNIQEKELPIIEKNAQAIQEQGVINYYDNQRFHSFHKDFGLPLLYALTGDDEKFFYYYLTNTLYHESKEAKDRKYQIRKHWGDWGKCKAISKTTTEKNVFEFLSKHPSKFERCFSFLPKKELELQYSIFQAYVWNQTISLLLKEKLPKNEQVYMKTKMGDLLFVPKLPSLEFTHFPLIHPHYLEDKTYKNHFDLVLNEMEHRYFNSHFVKWDWKRKLNDQYFALKKRKIYIKPQNWEILSIQNDEIYKNKKKLVLKFFLDSGVYATMVLKRLLLRTKQ
- a CDS encoding radical SAM protein, whose product is MNPASFPIKKIYIENSLKNSIIVKNIIENTKGLSIEIEWVENPKEVMKLYSQKNQLFYKDILLVQRHLGKFLSSCPGSDGVVCCQYFVINFGVGCVYDCHYCYLQTFMNQPLITLFGNVDDLLDEVSRKIQNKAFHFRIGTGEYTDSLALDPLIKLSPILIEFFAKQTNATLELKTKSSNVDHLLDLPHNQRTVISWSVNPEFIVNTIEHGTSTIQERLEAALKAQKAGYKLAFHFDPIIYYENWEKDYYELIDHIFDVVNPNRIAWISLGTFRYSPNQKEIMQKRYPEDFLTKQEMVQGKDHKFRYYKEIRYEVYSKIRSYIQKKDPKLFLYLCMETQFMWDKVFGFIPSSSKSLDLLFEERRKYVDQVYQQKV
- a CDS encoding adenylate/guanylate cyclase domain-containing protein; amino-acid sequence: MKDSARIVQELIKYIPRLILERLEKDTNPIKNSFSESYQCAFMFLDIVEFSTLTEKVVSHYEKGLELIANILSRYFEQLIRVVINADGDIVKFAGDSLFVVWKVENGDPKKLAEAVYTATLCGIEIQKRLFHFPVEEGIFLSVRVGISAGKINAMHVGGAFDRWEFVITGEALASAAKAQKLAKPGEVVLSKRAWKLLEEYQYGFRVENKFKLNVPILEKRLKILSQNPFHEYNLSDKALPIMRNYVPRAIITRIEDGFDSWHTDFLNVTILFIRVGSNRMKVLSKIDKVQEIMKTIQYCIYDQEGSINRFGVDDKGVILLTAFGLPPLIHPNDPERAILASLLIQEKLNAIGYESKMGIATGKVFCGTVGNEIRSEYTMHGTSVNFAARLMQVSDGIVCDETTYLLTRELFRFEAKPPRKFKGKLELVPYYKVLGKA